The following coding sequences are from one Prochlorococcus sp. MIT 0604 window:
- a CDS encoding Ppx/GppA phosphatase family protein has product MIQKQDLRYFQEKQILVASIDIGTNSTHLLVAEINLELKSFSIKFTDKSTTRLGERDEEGNLTEESIQRALVTLKRFKEYCKSNGVKQIVTAATSAVREAPNGQDFIRRVLDETNIQIEMISGSEEARLIYLGVLSGMAFEDQSFVIIDIGGGSTELILADKKDAIALTSSRIGAVRLKNDFLNKESINSERSSFLTTFIRGSLEPAVRKIKSRCKGDKTLSMVATSGTATSLGNLISDDLGESKQKLHGYKFKRENLQNVLEKLIKLPVSEIKKIPSLSERRAEIIVPGALILNTAMEMLNFKELIISERALREGLVVDWMLRKGLIKNELNIQSNIRKTTIVHQATKFGVDNTRTEKVIDIASQIYDQTKNIFHSDNDPKAKELLWAASNLYNCGKYVNVSSYHKHSWYLIKNCELLGYSEAETNIIASIARYHRKTLPKKRHESWQNLISKEDKTLVLEMSLILRLAASLDQRPDKVISSVQIKLQDNILTFELLPFNKNHDLLLEKWNLGLCRNVIKELKNLDLKVI; this is encoded by the coding sequence ATGATACAGAAACAAGATTTAAGATATTTTCAAGAAAAGCAAATTTTAGTAGCTTCTATAGATATTGGAACTAACTCTACACATCTCTTGGTAGCAGAAATTAATCTAGAATTAAAATCATTTTCAATAAAATTCACTGATAAATCAACCACTCGTCTTGGAGAAAGAGATGAGGAGGGTAATCTTACTGAAGAATCAATCCAAAGAGCATTAGTTACTCTTAAGCGATTTAAGGAATATTGTAAAAGTAATGGAGTAAAACAAATAGTAACAGCAGCAACAAGTGCAGTTAGGGAGGCTCCAAACGGTCAAGATTTTATTAGAAGAGTTCTTGATGAAACTAATATTCAAATAGAAATGATAAGTGGTTCTGAAGAAGCCAGATTAATTTACCTTGGTGTTCTTTCCGGTATGGCTTTTGAAGATCAGTCTTTTGTAATCATAGATATTGGAGGAGGTTCTACAGAATTAATACTTGCTGATAAGAAAGATGCTATAGCTCTTACAAGTTCGAGAATTGGCGCGGTAAGACTAAAAAATGATTTTTTAAATAAAGAGTCTATAAATTCAGAAAGATCAAGTTTTCTAACAACTTTTATTAGAGGATCTTTAGAACCAGCTGTTCGAAAAATAAAGAGTAGATGTAAGGGAGATAAGACTTTATCTATGGTTGCAACCAGTGGTACTGCAACCTCATTAGGAAATTTGATTTCAGATGATTTGGGAGAATCTAAACAAAAGTTGCATGGTTATAAATTTAAAAGGGAAAATTTACAAAATGTATTGGAAAAACTTATTAAATTGCCAGTTTCGGAAATCAAGAAAATACCTTCATTAAGTGAGAGAAGAGCAGAAATAATTGTTCCAGGAGCATTGATATTAAACACCGCAATGGAGATGTTGAACTTTAAAGAATTAATAATAAGTGAGAGGGCGCTTAGAGAGGGTTTGGTTGTAGATTGGATGCTTCGTAAAGGGTTAATTAAAAACGAGTTAAATATTCAAAGCAATATTAGAAAAACAACAATAGTTCATCAGGCCACAAAGTTTGGAGTAGACAATACAAGAACTGAGAAAGTTATTGATATTGCCTCCCAAATCTATGATCAGACTAAAAATATCTTTCATAGCGATAATGACCCTAAAGCCAAAGAACTTCTTTGGGCAGCTTCTAATCTTTATAATTGTGGGAAATACGTGAATGTTAGTTCATACCACAAACACTCCTGGTACTTAATAAAAAATTGTGAGTTGTTGGGATATTCTGAAGCAGAAACAAATATTATTGCTTCAATTGCTAGATACCATAGAAAGACTCTACCCAAGAAAAGGCATGAGTCTTGGCAAAATTTAATATCCAAAGAAGATAAAACATTAGTGCTTGAAATGTCATTAATCCTGAGACTAGCAGCATCACTTGATCAAAGACCTGACAAGGTGATCTCCTCAGTTCAAATAAAATTGCAGGATAATATTCTTACATTTGAACTTTTACCTTTTAATAAAAACCATGATCTTCTTCTTGAAAAATGGAACTTAGGATTATGCCGTAATGTAATTAAAGAACTAAAGAATTTAGATTTAAAAGTTATTTAG
- a CDS encoding RodZ family helix-turn-helix domain-containing protein, giving the protein MKEIKSNPGDNIKTEQSSLKRIGNFIKEARLSREQSIEELASDLKIGSHQLKAIEEGNEEELPEKVFVKAMVRRISQKLKLDTEFIMNEFKTERQEIKIEEIVEEVAKKTNKTRQSKDLSPVGFWIFILISGLLGLITSSLIFNLFSDSSQNQTPKQELIKKN; this is encoded by the coding sequence TTGAAAGAAATAAAATCTAACCCTGGAGACAATATTAAAACAGAACAATCCTCTTTAAAGAGAATTGGAAATTTTATTAAAGAGGCAAGGTTAAGTAGAGAGCAATCTATTGAAGAATTGGCTTCTGATTTAAAAATTGGATCTCATCAACTTAAAGCCATTGAAGAAGGTAATGAAGAAGAGCTACCTGAAAAAGTATTTGTCAAAGCAATGGTTCGTAGAATTTCACAGAAGTTGAAACTTGATACAGAATTTATAATGAATGAATTCAAGACAGAAAGGCAAGAGATAAAAATAGAAGAGATAGTTGAAGAAGTTGCTAAAAAAACTAATAAAACTAGACAATCTAAAGATCTAAGTCCAGTAGGGTTTTGGATATTTATTTTAATTTCAGGCCTTCTCGGATTAATCACCTCGTCCTTAATTTTCAATTTATTTTCAGACTCTTCTCAGAATCAAACTCCAAAACAAGAACTTATTAAAAAAAACTAA
- the cobM gene encoding precorrin-4 C(11)-methyltransferase, translated as MDNKVSFIGVGPGDPELLTLKALKKIKIADVIIWTDSLIPEKILDFSKEGSEKIKTSSLNLEQITSIMIENFQAGKTVVRLHDGDPCLFGAIREQIEILKNEKIEIEVVPGVSAFQVAAAYHEAELTIPDVTQTIILTRAGGRTGMPEKESLKDLAKHNSSICLYLSARHVKRSQETLLEFYPPETKVIVGFRVSWDDGWTSLIELKDMEKFSIDKKLIRTTIYIISPAISNSQKRSNLYNPSYRHLFRNK; from the coding sequence ATGGATAATAAAGTATCCTTTATTGGTGTTGGTCCAGGCGATCCAGAGTTATTAACTTTAAAAGCATTAAAAAAGATAAAAATTGCAGATGTCATTATTTGGACTGATTCTCTAATTCCTGAAAAGATTTTAGATTTTTCTAAAGAAGGTTCTGAAAAAATAAAAACGAGTTCGCTCAACTTAGAGCAAATCACCTCAATCATGATAGAAAATTTTCAAGCAGGGAAAACTGTTGTAAGGTTGCATGATGGAGACCCTTGCCTTTTTGGAGCAATTAGAGAGCAAATCGAAATTTTAAAAAACGAAAAAATTGAAATCGAGGTTGTTCCTGGAGTAAGTGCTTTTCAAGTTGCTGCAGCATATCATGAAGCTGAGTTAACCATCCCTGACGTAACTCAAACAATAATTTTAACTAGAGCAGGAGGGCGAACAGGGATGCCAGAAAAAGAATCTCTGAAAGATCTTGCGAAACACAATTCCTCTATATGCCTTTATCTAAGTGCTAGGCATGTGAAAAGGTCTCAAGAAACTCTACTAGAGTTTTACCCTCCAGAGACTAAAGTGATTGTTGGATTTAGAGTATCTTGGGATGATGGTTGGACATCATTAATAGAATTAAAAGATATGGAAAAATTTTCTATTGATAAAAAACTAATTAGAACAACCATTTACATAATTAGCCCAGCAATTAGTAATTCTCAAAAAAGATCTAATCTTTATAATCCATCTTATAGGCATCTCTTTAGGAATAAATAA
- the lgt gene encoding prolipoprotein diacylglyceryl transferase, which produces MLILQAFIRSPGETFLNLGFITIRWYGILISVSVLIGLFVSKKLAKARNINPDYISEILPSLIISSIIGARAYYVIFEWRQYSGENFFTSFELLNSIIQIPSFLAVWEGGIAIHGGLIGGLISIIYFCKSKKINLKTFIDILVPSIILGQSIGRWGNFFNNEAFGVPTNLPWKLFIPIQNRPLEFLNYQFFHPTFLYESLWNLLIFIVLIITFKKQNKTDFFKPGFISCLYLISYSFGRFWIEGLRTDPLCIGGLPPFCEGGIRMAQFISIFLFSSGLIGIFFLRLRTYIGKNRENG; this is translated from the coding sequence ATGCTTATACTTCAAGCTTTTATAAGATCTCCAGGAGAAACTTTTTTAAATTTAGGATTTATAACTATTAGATGGTATGGAATCCTTATTTCGGTTTCAGTTTTAATAGGCTTATTTGTCTCTAAAAAACTAGCAAAGGCAAGAAATATTAACCCAGATTATATTAGTGAAATACTTCCATCATTAATAATCTCTTCAATAATTGGAGCTAGAGCTTATTACGTAATTTTTGAGTGGAGGCAATATAGCGGAGAGAACTTTTTTACTTCTTTTGAACTATTGAATAGCATCATTCAAATACCTTCTTTTCTTGCAGTTTGGGAAGGAGGCATAGCAATCCATGGAGGTCTAATTGGAGGATTAATATCTATTATCTATTTCTGTAAGTCGAAAAAAATTAATTTAAAAACTTTTATAGATATACTAGTACCCTCGATTATTCTTGGACAATCAATAGGAAGGTGGGGAAATTTTTTCAATAATGAAGCCTTTGGAGTTCCTACAAATTTGCCTTGGAAATTATTTATACCTATCCAAAATAGGCCTTTAGAATTTCTAAATTATCAATTTTTTCATCCTACATTTCTCTATGAGTCATTGTGGAATCTTTTAATTTTCATCGTCCTTATTATTACCTTTAAAAAACAAAATAAAACAGATTTTTTCAAGCCTGGCTTTATTAGCTGTCTTTATTTAATAAGTTATAGCTTTGGAAGATTCTGGATTGAAGGTTTAAGAACTGACCCACTATGTATTGGCGGGCTTCCGCCTTTCTGTGAAGGCGGCATTAGAATGGCACAATTTATAAGTATTTTTCTATTTTCTTCTGGATTAATTGGAATATTTTTTTTAAGATTGAGAACATATATTGGGAAAAATAGAGAGAATGGATAA
- the petA gene encoding cytochrome f: protein MKKMKGLKNQIMKKTSLFICTLLFISSIVFYPKITFAYPFWAQQNYESPREATGKIVCANCHLAQMPTIAEVPQSVGADSVFKAVVKIPYKNDLKEIGADGSEVPLQVGAVVMLPDGFKLAPQERWTEEIKEETEGVYFTNYSEEQENIIIVGPLPGDTNKEIVFPVLSPDPSTNKEYHYGKYSLHIGGNRGRGQVYPTGDKSNNVVFTSSTSGTVNSIETIEDGSYKVNIENDNGEITTEAVPIGPQLIVKAQDKINAGDPLTNDPNVGGFGQLDAEVVLQSPYRVIGLIAFFIGVGLTQILLVLKKKQVEKVQAAEGI from the coding sequence ATAAAAAAAATGAAAGGTCTTAAAAATCAAATCATGAAAAAAACAAGTTTATTTATCTGTACTCTGCTTTTCATTTCGAGCATTGTATTTTATCCAAAGATCACTTTTGCTTATCCATTTTGGGCTCAGCAAAACTATGAATCCCCAAGAGAAGCTACAGGAAAGATAGTCTGTGCAAACTGTCATCTAGCTCAGATGCCTACAATCGCAGAGGTTCCACAATCTGTTGGAGCAGACAGTGTTTTCAAAGCTGTAGTCAAAATACCTTACAAAAATGACTTAAAAGAAATCGGTGCTGATGGTTCTGAAGTCCCATTACAAGTTGGTGCTGTTGTAATGCTGCCTGATGGCTTTAAACTTGCTCCACAAGAAAGATGGACTGAGGAAATCAAAGAGGAAACAGAAGGAGTTTATTTCACTAACTACAGTGAAGAGCAAGAAAATATTATCATTGTAGGACCTTTACCTGGCGATACTAATAAAGAAATAGTTTTCCCTGTACTTTCCCCTGATCCATCCACTAATAAAGAATATCACTATGGAAAATACTCGTTACATATCGGAGGTAATAGAGGTAGAGGTCAGGTATACCCAACTGGAGACAAAAGTAATAATGTAGTTTTCACTTCTTCCACCTCAGGAACTGTAAATTCAATAGAAACAATTGAAGATGGAAGCTATAAGGTCAATATAGAAAACGATAATGGTGAAATAACTACTGAAGCAGTACCTATTGGTCCTCAACTTATCGTAAAAGCGCAAGACAAAATTAATGCAGGTGACCCTCTTACTAATGATCCCAACGTTGGCGGCTTTGGACAATTAGATGCTGAAGTTGTACTTCAGAGCCCTTATAGAGTTATTGGATTGATTGCATTCTTCATTGGAGTTGGCCTAACGCAAATACTTTTAGTATTAAAGAAAAAACAAGTAGAAAAAGTGCAAGCAGCAGAGGGTATCTAA
- the petC gene encoding cytochrome b6-f complex iron-sulfur subunit — translation MTQLSSNDVPSMGRRQFMNLLTFGTATGVALGALYPVANYFMPLRAGGGGGGTSAKDELGNPITKTGWLATHQAGDRSLVQGLKGDPTYLIVNEGGEIGEFGLNAICTHLGCVVPWDSGANKFICPCHGSQYDTNGKVVRGPAPLSLALAHVDIEDDAVLVKQWSETDFRTNENPWWA, via the coding sequence ATGACTCAATTAAGTTCCAATGATGTCCCTTCAATGGGTCGAAGGCAATTTATGAATCTTCTTACATTTGGTACTGCAACTGGTGTAGCATTAGGAGCCCTTTACCCCGTAGCAAATTATTTCATGCCTTTAAGAGCAGGCGGCGGCGGCGGTGGAACTTCTGCTAAAGATGAATTAGGGAATCCAATAACTAAGACAGGCTGGTTAGCAACCCATCAAGCAGGAGACAGAAGTCTAGTGCAAGGTCTCAAGGGAGATCCAACTTACTTAATAGTTAATGAGGGTGGGGAAATAGGAGAATTTGGTTTAAATGCAATTTGTACTCATTTAGGTTGCGTTGTTCCATGGGATAGTGGTGCTAATAAATTTATATGTCCTTGCCATGGCAGTCAGTACGATACAAACGGGAAGGTAGTAAGAGGGCCTGCACCTTTATCTTTAGCGCTAGCGCATGTCGATATTGAAGATGATGCTGTACTCGTCAAACAATGGTCAGAAACTGACTTTAGAACTAATGAAAATCCATGGTGGGCATAA
- a CDS encoding DUF3067 family protein — protein MNPLLVDEVIHYLIHRWGKKYDFRLFRRGKFVYFQMMWGFLGQESFPLSEDEYKKSIADKIEILNRCGYSEEVRQWLKKVNAKPRLGRAVSLQLNLNEKMKEFLI, from the coding sequence ATGAACCCATTGCTAGTAGATGAAGTTATCCATTATTTAATTCATCGCTGGGGGAAAAAATATGATTTTAGACTCTTTAGAAGAGGAAAATTTGTTTATTTTCAAATGATGTGGGGATTTCTTGGACAGGAATCATTTCCTTTGAGTGAAGATGAATATAAAAAATCGATAGCTGATAAAATAGAGATTTTAAATAGATGTGGATATTCAGAAGAAGTAAGGCAATGGCTTAAGAAAGTCAATGCTAAGCCTAGGTTAGGTAGAGCTGTCAGCTTGCAATTAAATCTTAATGAGAAGATGAAAGAGTTTTTGATTTAA
- the tatC gene encoding twin-arginine translocase subunit TatC, with protein MKGTVQSENKLSDPMTFSDHLEELRQRILNSIYSILISIFFSFLIIKPLISFLEIPAGDIHLLQLAPGEFLFVAIKVAGYSGLIVSFPYIIYQIILFISPGLTKQEKSLILPAVFGSGLLFFLGLIFSWWILVPAAINFFITFGADIVEPTWSIERYFDFVLLLMSSTAIAFQLPVLQFILGSLGIITTEKMISNWKIVVISSAILSAVITPSTDPLTMSLLSISIVFLFFVGTGLTYLSENLKSKTLSSSH; from the coding sequence ATGAAAGGTACAGTTCAAAGTGAAAATAAATTATCAGATCCAATGACTTTTAGTGATCATTTAGAGGAGCTTCGTCAACGGATACTAAACTCAATTTACTCAATACTTATTTCAATATTCTTTAGTTTTCTCATCATAAAGCCATTAATATCTTTTTTAGAAATCCCTGCTGGTGATATTCATTTACTACAACTTGCTCCAGGAGAGTTTTTATTTGTCGCTATTAAAGTTGCAGGCTACAGCGGATTAATAGTTTCTTTTCCTTACATTATTTATCAAATAATATTGTTCATTTCCCCTGGATTAACAAAACAAGAAAAAAGCCTTATCTTGCCGGCAGTTTTTGGTTCAGGTCTTCTGTTTTTTTTAGGATTAATTTTTTCATGGTGGATATTAGTCCCAGCAGCAATAAATTTCTTTATTACTTTCGGAGCTGATATTGTTGAACCAACTTGGTCTATAGAAAGATATTTTGATTTTGTTCTCTTATTAATGTCTAGCACTGCAATAGCTTTCCAATTGCCAGTATTACAATTTATTCTTGGTTCTCTTGGAATAATTACAACAGAAAAAATGATTTCGAATTGGAAGATAGTTGTAATCTCCTCGGCGATATTATCTGCAGTGATTACCCCTTCAACAGACCCACTGACAATGTCATTGCTATCTATATCGATTGTGTTTTTATTTTTTGTGGGTACTGGATTAACTTACCTATCAGAAAATCTTAAATCAAAAACTCTTTCATCTTCTCATTAA
- a CDS encoding NFACT RNA binding domain-containing protein, which produces MDITSIKSVLHSLTKHILPTKFETAQQPEPNTIQLCFRGVNSQTWLEVSWNGDSPRILKINKPEKIGRESTLSKQIRFGLKYMALISIDQDEFERVIKFGFAKKPGDVISKYLIFELMGKHSNIFYLDNRHKVIAVGKQIKSSQSSFRTISTGSVYSNPPANLKIKPREDESFQSWKDSISTVPESLKYCLINTYQGVSPILTKQLEVFSNTSDSEIMEKNIDFISDSDLKEIFKSWKIWINRFKNNNFSFSRFNNFFYCVWFLDKEINFTNKADLCTGLENYYDYYLKQKKFELLVKKIEGIIFKQINNEKKNLNIQYDLLSKSENYELYKEKADKIFTANEINKQDIIRGQKLYKKSKKLKRSRELIKERLSVYQTNINRLDEFTTLIENLNSLNHEKLFMRIKLLEEIMEEICNEFNINIKRQREDKKSTYEIESSPIQVNTPTGLKLQVGRNMRQNDLISFKFSKKGDLWFHAQESPGSHVVLKSSSQEASEQDLQIAADLAALFSKAKRNIKVPINLVKIKDLQKIKKGGPGCVSFKNGEIIWGNPTRGEDYIKKNLKTVI; this is translated from the coding sequence ATGGATATTACATCGATTAAATCTGTCTTGCATTCTTTAACAAAACACATTTTACCTACAAAGTTTGAGACTGCCCAACAACCAGAGCCTAATACAATTCAATTATGTTTTAGAGGAGTTAATTCTCAAACTTGGTTGGAAGTTTCATGGAACGGTGACTCTCCCAGAATACTAAAGATAAATAAGCCAGAAAAGATAGGAAGAGAAAGCACACTTTCTAAACAAATAAGATTCGGCTTAAAATATATGGCTTTAATTTCGATTGATCAAGATGAATTCGAAAGAGTTATAAAGTTTGGTTTCGCAAAAAAACCTGGAGATGTCATTAGTAAGTACTTAATTTTTGAGTTAATGGGAAAACATAGTAATATTTTTTATTTGGATAATAGACATAAAGTTATCGCAGTTGGTAAACAAATTAAATCAAGTCAATCTAGTTTTAGAACAATTTCAACAGGATCAGTTTATTCTAACCCTCCAGCCAATCTTAAAATAAAACCTAGAGAAGATGAGTCTTTTCAATCATGGAAAGACTCGATTTCAACAGTGCCTGAGTCTTTGAAATACTGTTTAATAAATACTTACCAAGGAGTTAGCCCTATCCTCACAAAACAATTAGAGGTATTTAGTAATACTAGCGACTCGGAAATAATGGAGAAAAATATTGATTTCATAAGCGATTCTGACTTAAAGGAGATATTTAAAAGTTGGAAGATATGGATAAATAGGTTTAAAAATAATAACTTTAGCTTTTCTAGATTTAATAATTTTTTTTATTGCGTTTGGTTTTTAGATAAAGAAATTAACTTTACTAATAAAGCAGATTTATGCACCGGTTTAGAAAATTATTATGATTACTATTTAAAACAAAAGAAATTTGAATTATTAGTAAAGAAAATTGAAGGGATAATTTTTAAACAAATAAATAATGAGAAAAAGAATTTAAATATTCAATATGATCTCCTATCAAAGTCAGAAAACTACGAATTATATAAAGAGAAAGCTGACAAGATATTCACAGCAAATGAGATCAACAAACAAGATATTATTAGGGGACAAAAATTATATAAAAAGTCAAAAAAACTCAAAAGATCTAGAGAATTGATAAAAGAAAGATTAAGTGTTTACCAAACTAATATAAATAGACTAGATGAATTCACTACACTTATAGAAAATTTAAACTCTTTAAATCATGAAAAACTTTTTATGCGAATCAAACTACTAGAAGAAATTATGGAAGAAATTTGTAACGAGTTTAATATCAATATCAAGAGGCAAAGAGAAGATAAGAAAAGTACCTATGAGATAGAATCTTCACCAATTCAAGTTAATACTCCCACAGGATTAAAGCTTCAGGTAGGGCGAAATATGAGGCAAAATGACTTGATAAGCTTTAAGTTTTCAAAAAAAGGAGATTTATGGTTTCATGCTCAAGAATCACCAGGCAGTCATGTAGTTTTGAAGTCTTCATCTCAAGAAGCATCTGAGCAAGATCTTCAAATAGCCGCAGATTTAGCTGCTTTATTTAGTAAAGCAAAAAGAAACATTAAAGTTCCAATTAATCTAGTAAAGATTAAAGATTTACAAAAAATCAAAAAAGGAGGACCGGGTTGCGTTTCCTTTAAAAATGGAGAAATTATTTGGGGAAATCCTACAAGAGGAGAAGATTACATTAAAAAAAATCTTAAAACAGTAATTTAG
- the gmk gene encoding guanylate kinase → MKNQKKLIILTGPSGVGKGTVVKEILGKDKNIWLSISATTREPRDGENEGENYYFLNEEKFKQMIEQNLFLEWAKFAGNYYGTPLSSVNEKIKQGFTVLLEIEVEGAKQIKEKFPNSLSIFLLPPDIPELERRIRNRGTEKEEAIKKRLLRANYEISVSNQFDFELTNRNVDETAKKIIKLIKT, encoded by the coding sequence ATGAAAAATCAAAAAAAACTTATTATTCTTACCGGACCCAGCGGGGTCGGTAAAGGAACTGTTGTGAAAGAAATATTAGGTAAAGATAAAAATATTTGGCTTTCAATATCCGCAACTACTAGAGAACCTAGAGATGGAGAGAATGAGGGAGAAAATTATTATTTTTTGAATGAAGAAAAGTTTAAACAAATGATTGAACAAAATCTTTTTCTTGAATGGGCTAAGTTCGCTGGAAACTACTATGGAACTCCTTTGTCTTCTGTCAATGAGAAAATCAAACAGGGATTTACCGTACTACTTGAAATTGAAGTAGAAGGAGCGAAGCAAATAAAAGAAAAGTTTCCTAATTCCCTGTCAATATTTTTACTTCCTCCAGATATCCCAGAACTTGAAAGAAGAATAAGAAATAGAGGAACAGAAAAAGAGGAGGCAATAAAAAAAAGACTCTTAAGGGCTAATTATGAGATTTCAGTATCAAATCAATTTGATTTTGAGTTAACAAATCGGAATGTTGATGAAACAGCAAAAAAAATAATCAAGTTAATAAAAACTTGA
- the psaJ gene encoding photosystem I reaction center subunit IX: MFKILNTKFVRSAPVVAAIWLSLTAGIIIEFNRFFPDLLFHPMS, from the coding sequence ATGTTCAAAATTCTAAACACAAAATTTGTAAGATCTGCCCCAGTTGTAGCAGCAATTTGGCTGAGCCTCACAGCTGGAATAATTATTGAATTTAATAGGTTTTTCCCAGATTTATTATTCCATCCAATGAGCTGA
- a CDS encoding photosystem I reaction center subunit III, translating to MKFFFSIITSVFLFLGITPIALAANGPALNADRASTEYTASALTKCSENPKFIERANSAITQKDIARFERYGKASCGDDGLPHLIIGPPLEPWGALLNRGHEGDLLIPGVLFIYIAGIIGWSGREYLIESKKTKNPADLEIIIDLDLARKCLVKGAQWPLLANKQGRNGDLREKDKNITLNGPR from the coding sequence ATGAAATTCTTTTTTTCAATCATAACCTCAGTTTTTCTGTTCCTAGGAATCACTCCAATTGCTTTAGCGGCAAATGGACCTGCCCTAAACGCAGATAGAGCTAGCACAGAATATACTGCTTCAGCCCTCACAAAATGCTCGGAAAATCCTAAATTCATTGAGAGAGCAAATTCTGCAATTACTCAAAAAGACATCGCAAGGTTTGAAAGATACGGAAAAGCATCATGCGGAGATGATGGTCTTCCACATTTAATAATTGGACCTCCTCTTGAACCATGGGGAGCTCTTTTAAATAGAGGTCATGAAGGAGATTTACTTATTCCTGGAGTATTGTTCATTTACATTGCTGGGATTATAGGCTGGTCTGGAAGAGAGTATCTGATTGAATCAAAAAAGACTAAGAATCCAGCAGATCTTGAGATCATTATTGACTTAGACTTAGCCAGAAAATGTCTTGTAAAAGGAGCGCAATGGCCTCTTCTTGCTAATAAACAAGGAAGAAATGGGGATTTAAGAGAGAAAGATAAAAACATCACGCTTAATGGTCCTCGCTAA
- the tsaD gene encoding tRNA (adenosine(37)-N6)-threonylcarbamoyltransferase complex transferase subunit TsaD has translation MYKVLAIETSCDETSVSIVSNIGDTFRIHSNIIASQIEDHSKWGGVVPELAARKHLESLPFVLDKALEESKIKIEELDYIAATVAPGLVGCLRVGSVTARSLCMLHSKPFLGIHHLEGHLSSILFSENYPKKSFLTLLVSGGHTELIKVDNRRGMQRLGKSFDDAAGEAFDKVGRLLGLSYPGGPAIEKIAKNGDPMKFNLPKCRISDKKGGFLKYDFSFSGLKTAVLRLVESLNLDGKSVPTPDIAASFERVVAEVLVERTIKCAEDHGLNNVVVVGGVAANNTLRKMMINEASKKSIKVHLAPLNLCTDNAAMIGAAALFRIKFKDHFSSLKLGVAGRLSIEQANTLYEEKPPF, from the coding sequence ATGTATAAAGTTTTAGCTATTGAAACAAGTTGTGATGAGACATCTGTCTCAATAGTTTCTAATATTGGCGATACTTTCAGAATACATTCAAATATAATTGCCTCTCAAATTGAAGATCACTCAAAATGGGGAGGAGTTGTTCCTGAACTTGCAGCTCGAAAGCATTTAGAGTCATTACCTTTTGTTTTAGATAAGGCTTTAGAAGAATCAAAAATCAAAATTGAGGAACTCGATTATATTGCGGCAACTGTAGCTCCTGGATTAGTTGGTTGTTTACGCGTTGGCTCTGTAACTGCAAGATCACTTTGCATGTTACATTCAAAACCATTTTTGGGAATTCATCATTTGGAGGGTCATTTATCTTCAATTTTATTTTCAGAAAACTATCCAAAAAAATCTTTTCTTACCTTACTTGTTAGCGGCGGGCATACTGAATTGATAAAGGTTGATAATAGAAGGGGAATGCAGAGACTTGGGAAAAGTTTTGATGATGCTGCTGGAGAAGCCTTTGATAAAGTTGGAAGACTATTAGGTCTTAGTTATCCAGGAGGTCCTGCAATTGAAAAGATTGCTAAAAATGGGGACCCAATGAAATTTAATTTACCAAAATGTAGGATTTCTGATAAAAAAGGTGGATTTCTTAAATATGATTTTTCTTTTAGTGGTTTAAAAACCGCCGTATTAAGATTAGTTGAGAGTTTAAATTTGGATGGGAAGAGCGTTCCAACTCCTGATATTGCTGCAAGTTTTGAAAGAGTAGTGGCAGAGGTCTTGGTAGAGAGAACAATAAAATGCGCAGAAGATCATGGCTTGAATAATGTTGTTGTAGTTGGAGGAGTGGCTGCTAACAATACATTAAGAAAAATGATGATTAACGAAGCTAGTAAAAAATCTATTAAAGTTCATTTAGCTCCCCTTAATCTTTGTACAGATAATGCGGCAATGATTGGAGCAGCGGCGTTGTTCAGGATCAAATTTAAGGATCATTTTAGTTCCCTTAAATTAGGTGTTGCAGGAAGACTATCAATTGAACAAGCAAATACCCTTTATGAAGAAAAACCTCCTTTTTAA